A window of Oncorhynchus kisutch isolate 150728-3 linkage group LG10, Okis_V2, whole genome shotgun sequence contains these coding sequences:
- the olfm2a gene encoding noelin-2a isoform X1, producing the protein MSVPLLKIGAVLSTMAMVTNWMSQTLPSLVGLNGTTVSRGGTSERIVSALYPSPEEGWQIYSSAQDADGKCICTVVAPAQNMCNRDPRSRQLRQLMEKVQNITQSMELLDLRTNRDLQYVRNTESLMKTVDVKLKTASDNPRSLNPKSLQELKDKVTQLLPLLPVLEQYKTDARQISRVREEVRNLSLVLMAIQEEMGAYDYEELRHRVLLLETRLHSCMQKLGCGKLTGVSNPITIRASGSRFGSWMTDTMIPSSDNRVWSMDGYFKGRRVLEYRTLNDFMKGQNFVQHLLPHPWAGTGHVVYNGSLYYNKYQSNIIIKYHFRSRSVLVQRSLSGAGYNNTFPYSWGGSSDIDLMADENGLWAVYTTIPNAGNIVISRLEPQSLEVLQTWDTGFPKRSAGESFMICSTLYVTNSHLAGAKIYFAYYTNSSSYEYTDIPFHNQYSHISMMDYNPRERVLYTWNNGHQVLYNVTLFQVVKTAGD; encoded by the exons GCTCTCTATCCTAGCCCAGAGGAAGGCTGGCAGATCTACAGTTCAGCTCAGGATGCAGATGGGAAGTGTATCTGTACAGTGGTGGCCCCGGCCCAGAACATGTGTAACCGAGACCCACGCAGTCGGCAGCTCCGCCAGCTCATGGAGAAG GTCCAGAACATCACCCAGTCCATGGAGTTGCTGGACCTGCGGACCAACAGGGACCTTCAGTATGTGAGGAACACAGAGAGCCTGATGAAGACTGTAGACGTCAAGCTGAAGACTGCCTCAGACAACCCCCGAAGCCTCAACCCCAAGAGCTTACAG GAGTTGAAGGACAAGGTGACCCAGCTGCTCCCCCTACTGCCGGTGTTGGAGCAGTACAAGACGGACGCCCGTCAGATCAGCCGggtgagggaggaggtgaggaaccTGTCGCTGGTGCTCATGGCCATCCAGGAGGAGATGGGAGCCTACGACTACGAGGAGCTGAGACACAGGGTCCTGCTGCTGGAGACCAGACTCCACTCCTGCATGCAGAAACTgg GCTGTGGGAAGTTGACCGGCGTCAGTAACCCCATCACCATCCGTGCGTCAGGGTCAAGATTCGGCTCCTGGATGACTGACACCATGATCCCTAGTTCAGACAACCGG gtgTGGTCCATGGATGGCTACTTTAAAGGTCGTCGTGTCCTGGAGTACCGCACCCTAAACGACTTCATGAAAGGCCAGAACTTCGTTCAGCACCTGCTGCCCCACCCCTGGGCGGGGACAGGCCATGTGGTCTACAACGGCTCCCTGTACTACAACAAGTACCAGAGCAACATCATCATCAAGTACCACTTCAGGTCCCGCAGTGTTCTGGTGCAGCGCAGTCTCAGTGGGGCCGGCTACAACAACACCTTCCCCTACTCCTGGGGAGGCTCCTCAGACATCGACCTGATGGCAGACGAGAACGGCCTGTGGGCCGtctacaccaccatccccaaCGCCGGCAATATCGTCATCAGCCGCCTGGAGCCGCAGAGCCTGGAGGTGCTGCAGACGTGGGACACAGGGTTCCCCAAGCGCAGCGCCGGAGAGTCTTTCATGATCTGTAGCACGCTGTACGTCACCAACTCCCACCTGGCCGGGGCTAAGATCTACTTCGCCTACTACACCAACTCCTCTAGCTACGAGTACACAGACATCCCCTTCCATAACCAGTACTCCCACATCTCCATGATGGACTATAACCCCAGGGAGAGGGTGCTGTACACCTGGAACAACGGACACCAGGTGCTCTACAACGTCACTCTGTTCCAGGTCGTTAAGACCGCTGGGGACTAG
- the olfm2a gene encoding noelin-2a isoform X2, whose translation MHLFSAMFLLVMLAAMPCEALYPSPEEGWQIYSSAQDADGKCICTVVAPAQNMCNRDPRSRQLRQLMEKVQNITQSMELLDLRTNRDLQYVRNTESLMKTVDVKLKTASDNPRSLNPKSLQELKDKVTQLLPLLPVLEQYKTDARQISRVREEVRNLSLVLMAIQEEMGAYDYEELRHRVLLLETRLHSCMQKLGCGKLTGVSNPITIRASGSRFGSWMTDTMIPSSDNRVWSMDGYFKGRRVLEYRTLNDFMKGQNFVQHLLPHPWAGTGHVVYNGSLYYNKYQSNIIIKYHFRSRSVLVQRSLSGAGYNNTFPYSWGGSSDIDLMADENGLWAVYTTIPNAGNIVISRLEPQSLEVLQTWDTGFPKRSAGESFMICSTLYVTNSHLAGAKIYFAYYTNSSSYEYTDIPFHNQYSHISMMDYNPRERVLYTWNNGHQVLYNVTLFQVVKTAGD comes from the exons GCTCTCTATCCTAGCCCAGAGGAAGGCTGGCAGATCTACAGTTCAGCTCAGGATGCAGATGGGAAGTGTATCTGTACAGTGGTGGCCCCGGCCCAGAACATGTGTAACCGAGACCCACGCAGTCGGCAGCTCCGCCAGCTCATGGAGAAG GTCCAGAACATCACCCAGTCCATGGAGTTGCTGGACCTGCGGACCAACAGGGACCTTCAGTATGTGAGGAACACAGAGAGCCTGATGAAGACTGTAGACGTCAAGCTGAAGACTGCCTCAGACAACCCCCGAAGCCTCAACCCCAAGAGCTTACAG GAGTTGAAGGACAAGGTGACCCAGCTGCTCCCCCTACTGCCGGTGTTGGAGCAGTACAAGACGGACGCCCGTCAGATCAGCCGggtgagggaggaggtgaggaaccTGTCGCTGGTGCTCATGGCCATCCAGGAGGAGATGGGAGCCTACGACTACGAGGAGCTGAGACACAGGGTCCTGCTGCTGGAGACCAGACTCCACTCCTGCATGCAGAAACTgg GCTGTGGGAAGTTGACCGGCGTCAGTAACCCCATCACCATCCGTGCGTCAGGGTCAAGATTCGGCTCCTGGATGACTGACACCATGATCCCTAGTTCAGACAACCGG gtgTGGTCCATGGATGGCTACTTTAAAGGTCGTCGTGTCCTGGAGTACCGCACCCTAAACGACTTCATGAAAGGCCAGAACTTCGTTCAGCACCTGCTGCCCCACCCCTGGGCGGGGACAGGCCATGTGGTCTACAACGGCTCCCTGTACTACAACAAGTACCAGAGCAACATCATCATCAAGTACCACTTCAGGTCCCGCAGTGTTCTGGTGCAGCGCAGTCTCAGTGGGGCCGGCTACAACAACACCTTCCCCTACTCCTGGGGAGGCTCCTCAGACATCGACCTGATGGCAGACGAGAACGGCCTGTGGGCCGtctacaccaccatccccaaCGCCGGCAATATCGTCATCAGCCGCCTGGAGCCGCAGAGCCTGGAGGTGCTGCAGACGTGGGACACAGGGTTCCCCAAGCGCAGCGCCGGAGAGTCTTTCATGATCTGTAGCACGCTGTACGTCACCAACTCCCACCTGGCCGGGGCTAAGATCTACTTCGCCTACTACACCAACTCCTCTAGCTACGAGTACACAGACATCCCCTTCCATAACCAGTACTCCCACATCTCCATGATGGACTATAACCCCAGGGAGAGGGTGCTGTACACCTGGAACAACGGACACCAGGTGCTCTACAACGTCACTCTGTTCCAGGTCGTTAAGACCGCTGGGGACTAG